A stretch of Candidatus Nanogingivalaceae bacterium DNA encodes these proteins:
- the ruvA gene encoding Holliday junction branch migration protein RuvA translates to MIAHISGKIAEKFAGSVIVDVSGVGYEVIVPVGEFERAVLNEQIKFYTYHNITDRSQELFGFSSLAAKKLFELLITVQGVGPRAGIAIMSLGETEEVRNAIACEDAKFIQKAAGVGKKSAERVILDLKDKVGMAISKPDGVGDNISLASDEALEALIALGFNLNDATKALEQIPRDLPTEERITLALKAGI, encoded by the coding sequence ATGATTGCACATATTTCTGGAAAAATTGCTGAAAAATTTGCAGGGAGCGTGATTGTTGATGTTTCTGGTGTTGGCTATGAAGTTATTGTTCCCGTAGGAGAATTCGAACGGGCGGTTTTAAACGAGCAGATTAAATTTTATACTTATCATAATATTACTGATAGAAGCCAGGAATTATTTGGCTTTTCAAGTTTGGCGGCTAAAAAACTTTTTGAATTGTTGATTACTGTTCAAGGTGTTGGGCCAAGAGCTGGAATTGCCATTATGAGCTTGGGTGAAACCGAAGAAGTTCGAAACGCAATTGCCTGTGAAGATGCGAAATTTATTCAAAAAGCTGCTGGCGTTGGTAAAAAATCGGCCGAGCGCGTAATTTTAGATTTAAAAGATAAAGTTGGAATGGCGATTTCGAAACCCGATGGAGTTGGCGATAATATTAGCTTGGCTTCAGATGAGGCTTTAGAGGCGCTTATTGCGCTTGGATTTAACTTGAACGATGCAACAAAAGCATTAGAGCAAATCCCGCGTGATTTACCAACAGAAGAACGCATTACTTTGGCATTGAAAGCTGGAATTTAA
- the ruvC gene encoding crossover junction endodeoxyribonuclease RuvC: MKKRRILGIDPGTGILGFGVVDCQIGKPLKMITGGVISTPAHTPIEIRLEEIYNGLKEIIEETKPDEVSIEKLFFSKNVTTAISVAQARGVAILVAQQSKIPIAEYTPNQIKQTLTGYGGANKKQMQEMVRSTLNLVEVPKPDDAADALAAAITHFYMTRI, encoded by the coding sequence ATGAAAAAACGGCGAATTTTAGGTATCGACCCAGGAACAGGAATTTTAGGGTTTGGCGTTGTAGATTGCCAGATTGGAAAACCGTTAAAAATGATTACAGGAGGGGTTATTTCAACTCCTGCACACACGCCAATTGAAATTCGACTAGAGGAGATCTATAACGGCTTAAAAGAGATTATTGAAGAAACTAAGCCAGATGAGGTTTCAATTGAGAAACTATTCTTTTCGAAAAACGTAACGACGGCAATTTCGGTCGCACAGGCTCGAGGTGTGGCGATTTTAGTAGCTCAACAATCGAAAATTCCAATCGCTGAATATACGCCAAATCAAATTAAGCAAACTTTAACTGGGTATGGCGGTGCAAACAAAAAACAAATGCAAGAAATGGTGCGTTCAACTTTGAATCTAGTAGAAGTGCCAAAGCCGGATGACGCAGCCGATGCGCTTGCTGCCGCAATTACGCATTTTTATATGACGCGTATTTAA